Proteins encoded by one window of Chryseobacterium sp. POL2:
- a CDS encoding WD40/YVTN/BNR-like repeat-containing protein, whose amino-acid sequence MKSIFLFISLAIFGFSKSQNIKIDTLLTDKISIRAIQLHDGKVWYAGSQSKFGYVNFRNPKDKSQIKLNAKNQEFRVIARFQENFFETVNVGSPAQFYSISAANLKVSELNKMSDSSVFYDCFKVNSINNNGIAISDPYPNGKPNFFITSKNRKLVDDPLRKLPTYEKGEAHFAASNSNVAMHRNKVWIATGGTKARIFKFDWKSPYVWEVYETPFVQGSSSQGIYAIDFADENFGIAVGGDYTKQSENINNIATTKDGGKTWQIQASGQNAGYSTCVKIKPKSKGKEIVALGDQHISYSNDYGKTWTKISDEKGFYTFEWLDSKSLILAGKDRIVKLTFLDY is encoded by the coding sequence ATGAAATCAATTTTCCTATTTATCAGCTTAGCTATTTTTGGCTTCTCAAAATCGCAAAACATCAAAATCGATACATTATTAACCGATAAAATTAGCATTAGAGCCATTCAGTTGCACGATGGGAAAGTGTGGTATGCCGGTTCGCAATCCAAATTTGGTTATGTTAACTTTCGAAATCCTAAAGATAAAAGCCAAATAAAATTAAATGCAAAAAATCAAGAATTCAGAGTGATTGCCAGGTTTCAGGAAAACTTTTTTGAAACCGTTAATGTGGGTTCTCCTGCTCAGTTTTATAGTATTTCCGCTGCTAACCTTAAAGTTTCGGAACTTAATAAAATGTCCGATTCCAGTGTTTTTTATGATTGCTTCAAAGTCAATTCGATTAATAACAATGGTATTGCCATTAGCGATCCATATCCCAACGGAAAACCTAATTTTTTTATCACCTCAAAAAATAGAAAATTGGTGGATGATCCGCTGCGAAAGCTCCCAACTTATGAGAAAGGTGAAGCGCATTTTGCAGCGAGCAATTCCAATGTTGCCATGCATCGTAACAAAGTATGGATTGCTACAGGTGGCACAAAAGCTAGAATTTTCAAATTCGATTGGAAGTCGCCTTACGTTTGGGAGGTTTATGAAACACCTTTTGTGCAAGGTTCATCCTCCCAAGGGATTTATGCGATAGATTTTGCAGATGAAAATTTCGGAATCGCTGTGGGAGGCGATTATACCAAACAATCCGAAAATATTAACAACATCGCCACCACAAAAGATGGTGGGAAAACATGGCAAATACAAGCTTCAGGACAAAATGCCGGTTACTCCACTTGTGTGAAAATAAAACCAAAATCCAAAGGGAAAGAGATTGTAGCATTGGGCGACCAACACATCAGCTACTCTAACGATTACGGGAAAACTTGGACAAAAATCTCCGATGAAAAGGGATTTTATACGTTTGAGTGGCTAGATTCTAAAAGCTTAATATTAGCAGGTAAAGATAGAATCGTTAAATTGACTTTTCTAGATTATTAA
- the hemN gene encoding oxygen-independent coproporphyrinogen III oxidase: MISLVDKYNIPGPRYTSYPTVPYWDESTFSTEKWKQSVIRTFKDTNAKEGISIYIHLPFCEALCTFCACHKRITKQHSVEVPYLESVIKEWKLYLELFDEKPILKELHLGGGTPTFFSPENLKRLLESIFETVEIAEHQEFSFEGHPNNTTKEHLQTLYDLGFRRVSFGVQDYDIKVQKAIHRVQPFENVENVTQWAREIGYKSISHDLVFGLPHSNWETTEYTIRKTLELKPDRLAFYSYAHVPWIKGVGQRGFDEKDLPSGEEKRKQYENGKKLLEELGYIEVGMDHFSLEADDLYQSLVQKKLHRNFMGYTSSKTQLMVGLGASSISDSWYAFGQNEKSVEAYQDLVEKGEIPVVKGHILDHEDLVIRRHILNLMCQLETTWDAQTRFPELENALEILKEMESDGLVEFDENQIKITEKGRAFTRNVAMVFDLRMMRNKPETRIFSMTI; the protein is encoded by the coding sequence ATGATTTCTTTAGTTGATAAATACAATATTCCAGGACCACGTTACACTTCTTATCCAACCGTTCCATATTGGGACGAAAGCACTTTTTCCACAGAAAAATGGAAGCAAAGCGTGATAAGAACTTTTAAAGATACGAATGCCAAAGAAGGTATTTCCATTTATATCCATTTACCATTTTGTGAGGCTTTATGTACATTTTGTGCGTGTCACAAACGCATTACCAAACAACATTCTGTTGAAGTTCCGTATTTAGAATCTGTGATTAAAGAATGGAAACTTTATTTAGAATTATTTGATGAAAAACCGATTCTTAAAGAATTACATCTTGGTGGAGGTACACCGACTTTTTTCTCTCCAGAAAATCTGAAACGACTTTTAGAAAGTATTTTTGAAACGGTAGAAATTGCAGAACATCAAGAATTTTCTTTTGAAGGTCATCCTAATAATACTACAAAAGAACATTTGCAAACGCTGTATGATTTAGGTTTTAGACGTGTAAGTTTTGGCGTTCAGGATTACGATATCAAAGTTCAGAAAGCCATTCATCGTGTTCAACCTTTTGAAAATGTTGAAAATGTAACCCAATGGGCGCGTGAGATTGGTTATAAAAGTATTTCGCACGATTTGGTATTCGGATTGCCACATTCCAATTGGGAAACAACCGAATATACAATCCGCAAAACTTTAGAATTAAAACCTGACCGGTTGGCATTTTATTCTTATGCACATGTGCCTTGGATAAAAGGTGTTGGGCAGCGTGGTTTCGATGAGAAAGATTTGCCTTCTGGCGAAGAAAAACGTAAACAATACGAAAACGGAAAAAAATTATTAGAAGAACTTGGCTACATCGAAGTAGGAATGGACCATTTTTCTTTGGAAGCAGACGACTTGTACCAGTCCTTGGTTCAGAAGAAATTGCACCGTAATTTTATGGGTTACACTTCTAGCAAAACACAATTGATGGTTGGACTTGGTGCTTCTTCGATTTCGGATTCTTGGTATGCTTTTGGACAAAACGAAAAGTCGGTTGAAGCTTATCAAGATTTGGTGGAAAAAGGAGAAATACCAGTTGTTAAAGGTCATATTTTGGATCATGAAGATTTGGTGATTCGTCGTCATATTCTCAATTTGATGTGTCAGTTGGAAACAACTTGGGATGCCCAAACCCGTTTCCCTGAACTCGAAAATGCTTTGGAAATTTTGAAAGAAATGGAAAGTGATGGTTTGGTAGAGTTTGACGAAAATCAAATCAAGATTACTGAGAAGGGAAGGGCTTTCACGCGAAATGTTGCTATGGTTTTTGATCTTCGTATGATGCGCAACAAACCGGAAACCCGAATTTTTTCGATGACGATATAA